The following DNA comes from Buttiauxella agrestis.
GGTATTCCGGCATCAACGTGAAACGTCACAACCTGATGTTGTTTGTGCTGGTGGGCGTGATGGCAGGGCTTGCCTCCGTGTTGCTGACCTCACGTCTTGGCAGCACACGCCCAACCATTGCTATGGGTTGGGAGTTAAGCGTAGTCACCATGGCGGTGTTGGGCGGCGTCAATATTCTGGGCGGCTCTGGCAGCATGGCGGGCGTGATTATTGCCGCGTTCCTGATGGGTCTCGTTACCTTCGGACTCAGTCTTTTGAATGTGCCGGGCATCGTGATGTCGATTATTGTCGGCGCGATGCTGATTACCGTGATTTCTCTACCCATTATTACCCGCCGCATTATGCAACGGACACGGCGCTGAATACCGAGGCGATGGCCGGGTGGCCATCGTCATAATATTAAGGAGAATAGCAATGAGCTTTATGTTGGCCTTACCAAAAATCAGCCTTCACGGCGCAGGTGCCATCGGCGATATGGTGAAATTAATTGCCGCTAAACCCTGGGGAAAAGCATTAGTGATTACCGACGGGCAACTGGTGAAAATGGGTCTGCTCGACAGCCTGTTTAGTGCGCTCGATGAACATCAACTTTCTTACGAACTGTTCGACGAAGTGTTCCCGAACCCGACCGAAGAACTGGTGCAAAAAGGTTTTGCCGCGTACCAGGCGGCAAGTTGCGATTACCTGATTGCCTTCGGTGGCGGCAGCCCGATTGATACCGCCAAAGCGGTGAAAATCCTGACGGCAAACCCTGGCCCATCCACCGCATATTCTGGCGTAGGCAAAGTCACCAACCCAGGCGTGCCGCTGGTGGCAATCAACACCACGGCAGGAACGGCTGCGGAGATGACCAGCAATGCGGTGATCATCGATTCTGTGCGCCATGTGAAAGAAGTGATTATCGACACCAACCTGATCCCGGATATCGCTGTGGATGATGCAAGCGTGATGCTCGATATCCCGGCAAGTGTGACCGCCGCAACCGGCATGGACGCGCTGACTCACGCTATCGAAGCCTATGTTTCCGTTGCCGCTCACCCGCTGACCGACGCCAACGCACTGGAGTCTATTCGCCTGATTAGCCAGTGGTTGCCAACAGCCGTCGACGAAGGGCACAACCTCGAAGCGCGTGAAATGATGGCTTACGGCCAATACCTGGCGGGAATGGCATTTAATAGCGCCGGCCTTGGCCTGGTGCACGCGTTGGCACACCAGCCGGGTGCGACGCACAACCTGCCGCACGGCGTATGTAATGCCATCTTGTTGCCCGTCATCGAAGCCTTTAACCGCCCGAAAGCCGTTGCACGTTTTGCGAAAGTTGCCGCAGCGATGGGCGTGAATACTCAGGGTATGAACGAAGAAGAAGCCAGTTTTGAGGCGATTCTGGCGATTCGTGCGCTTTCTACTCGCGTTGGCATTCCATCTGGCTTTAGCCAGCTTGGAATTCAAACTGCAGATATCGAAGGCTGGCTGGATAACGCTCTGGCTGACCCATGCGCAGGGTGTAATCCACGCCCGGCAACACGTGAGGAAGTGCGCGAGCTTTACCTGGAGGCACTATGATCAACAAGGGAGGGATCCGCAAAGCTTTTGTAATGCAGGTGAATTCCGATGCTCATGAAGAATATCAACGCCGCCATACGCCGATTTGGCCGGAGCTGGAAGCGGTACTTAAACAGCACGGTGCTCATCACTACGCTATTTATCTTGATGCAGCACGTAACCTACTTTTTGCCACGGTAGAGATTGAGTCCGAAGCCCGCTGGAACGCGGTTGCCCAAACGGAAGTTTGCCAGCGCTGGTGGAAGCATATGAGCGAAATCATGCCGAGTAATGCCGACAACAGCCCGGTGAGTGCGGAGCTGAAAGAGGTGTTTTATTTGGAGTAATGGGTAGCGGGCAGGATTTTACTCTTGCCCGCTTTTTTGACCTGAATACTATTTCTGGCTTCTTGTTCTCTATTTTCTTGATGTTGTTAATCGAAAACCAAACCTGCTTCTGTCCACATCCAGATTTTTCATTATGTGACGTTTATCACAATCAACATCCTACCTTCTCTTTACCGTATAACCAAGCTATCAATTTGATTTTATTGCATTTATCAGGCTAATAGTTCAGTTTCAACTATTAGCTCTGGTCAATAATTCCACGGACAGGAAAGGGCTTCCATCATGGCTTCAGACGGCACCCGCTTTACCTTCACCGCCGGGCGTACTCCGGCGGACACCTTTGCGGTGG
Coding sequences within:
- the fucO gene encoding lactaldehyde reductase, coding for MSFMLALPKISLHGAGAIGDMVKLIAAKPWGKALVITDGQLVKMGLLDSLFSALDEHQLSYELFDEVFPNPTEELVQKGFAAYQAASCDYLIAFGGGSPIDTAKAVKILTANPGPSTAYSGVGKVTNPGVPLVAINTTAGTAAEMTSNAVIIDSVRHVKEVIIDTNLIPDIAVDDASVMLDIPASVTAATGMDALTHAIEAYVSVAAHPLTDANALESIRLISQWLPTAVDEGHNLEAREMMAYGQYLAGMAFNSAGLGLVHALAHQPGATHNLPHGVCNAILLPVIEAFNRPKAVARFAKVAAAMGVNTQGMNEEEASFEAILAIRALSTRVGIPSGFSQLGIQTADIEGWLDNALADPCAGCNPRPATREEVRELYLEAL
- the rhaM gene encoding L-rhamnose mutarotase; this translates as MINKGGIRKAFVMQVNSDAHEEYQRRHTPIWPELEAVLKQHGAHHYAIYLDAARNLLFATVEIESEARWNAVAQTEVCQRWWKHMSEIMPSNADNSPVSAELKEVFYLE